The nucleotide window ATGTTCGCCGATTGGTTTATCGAATTGGGAGATTTGGTAGGCTTTGGGATTATCTGGGTAAAAATAGTTTTTACGGTCAAATTTTGTATGTTCAGCGATTTCACAATTAATTGCCATTGCCGCTTTCATCCCAAACTCTACCGCGCGTTTATTTAATACGGGTAAAACGCCTGGCATACCTAAGTCTACCACCGTTGTGTTTGTATTTGGTTCTGCTCCAAAATGAGCTGGCGCAGAAGAAAATATTTTTGAATTGGTTTTTAACTCTACGTGAACCTCAAGTCCAATAACTGTTTCAAAATTCATTGCTACGCCTCCTATAAGTTTGGTTTTTCTTTATGGAATGTGGTCGCTTGTTCAAATGCATGAGCGACTTTGTACAGTAAAGATTCTTCAAAATAATTCCCGATAATTTGTAAACCAACTGGTAAGCCGTCTGAGAATCCACAAGGAACAGAAATTGCTGGTACACCAGATAAGTTAATTGGAACCGTCAAAATATCATTGGAATACATCGTAATTGGATCATTAATCATTCCGTCAATTTTAAATGCTGTTGTTGGAGAACTTGGCCCAATAATAACATCGTAGTTTTCAAATACATTCACAAAATCTTGCTTGATTAATGTACGAGCTTGTTGTGCTTTTTTGTAGTAAGCATCATAATAACCTGAACTTAGTGCGTATGTTCCAAGCATAATACGACGTTTTACTTCATCGCCAAATCCTTCCGAACGAGTTTTCTTATATAATTCTTCCAACGTAGTCGCATTGGGAGAACGATAGCCATAACGAACACCGTCAAAACGAGACAGGTTAGAAGAAGCTTCACTGGATGCTAAAATATAATAACTAGCAACGCCGTATTCAGAATGTGGTAATGATACTTCATCCCATGTAGCGCCTAATTTTTCTAGTGTTTTAAGCGCTTCTAACACAGCTTGTTTCACACCAGGATCTACGCCCTCGCCTAAATATTCTTTAGGAACCCCGATACGAAGCCCTTTGATATCTCCAGTTAAACTATCAGAAAAACGCTCTACTGATTGGTTAATCGAAGTGGAATCATTGGCATCCAAACCTGAAATTGCTTCCAGTAAATAAGCATTATCTTCCACATTTTTTGTGATAGGTCCAATTTGGTCCAACGAAGAAGCAAAGGCAATTAAGCCAAAACGAGAAACACGACCATATGTAGGTTTCATTCCTACTACTCCACAAAATGCTGCCGGTTGACGAATCGATCCACCAGTATCGCTACCAAGTGAAAACAATACTTCCCCTGCTGCAACTGCAGAAGCGCTACCGCCAGAAGACCCACCCGGTACACGTGATAAATCCCACGGGTTATATGTTTTATGGAAATAAGAAGTTTCTGTGGAAGAACCCATTGCAAACTCATCCATGTTTAATTTTCCGATATTGATTGTTTGCGCATTTTTTAATTTAGAAACGACGGTTGCATCATAAATCGGATCAAAGTTTTCTAAAATTTTACTTGCTGCTGTTGTTCGCAAGTTTTTTGTCACGATATTATCTTTAATACCAATTGGAAGACCAGCAAGCATATTGTTTGAATCAATTCCTGCATCACTAAGCTCTTCTGCTACACCGAGTGCTGTTTCTTTATTTAAAGTAATAAATGAACCGACTTTATCCTCCACGGCTTCAATTCGGTTAAATGATTCTGTTACTAAATCAAAAGGTGTGATTTCTTTTTTTACTAATTTATCATGTAACTCTTTTACTGAAAAATCAAATAAGCCCAAAATATTTTCCCTCCTTAACGTAATATTATTGCTCCATAATTGTTGGTACTTTAAACATACCATCTTGTTCGTCTGGTGCATTTTTTAGTACTTCTTTACGATCAAGACCTTTAGTTGCCACATCTTCACGTAACACATTCGAAACTTCAATTGCATGGCTGGTTGGTTCGACGTTACTAGTATCTAGTGTATTTAATTGCTCCACTAGCTCAATAATTTTACCAAGTTGACCAGCGAAAGCAGTTGCTTCGTTTTCTGAAACTTCTAATTTGGCAAGATTTGCTACTTTTTCTACGGTTTCTTTTGATATATTTGACAAAATGCCATCCTCCTTTTTAATGAAACTTTCTATGTAACAATGCTTCCCGCCTGATTAAATGGGAAGAACTGTCCTCTCCTGCATAATTATACAACAGGAGAGAACAATTCGCATTGTTTTTTATTAATCGTAAATATGAGCGGTTGCTGCATCTTCGTTTGCTTTTCTTGTAATTAAAGCAGCAGGACCGTCAGTAGTAGAAATATTTACTTGCAAATCAGCGGTTTTTGGGATGTGCTGACCCACTAAATCTGTCACATATTGCGTAAAACCGATGATTTCCGCTTGTCCATAAAATTGTAGTGGAATGTCAATATTAAGTTCTGCTAGTTGACCATCTTCATATCTACCGCGACCAACGACACCAGTAAAGTTTGGATAGTAATCTTCAATCGATTTTTTGAAATTAAGGAAACTATCATTGTCGGTTTTGTGGTCTTTAGCAGATTCCGTCGATGGTAATACATAGTTTTTCTCATCAATTGTATTCCATTTAGAAAGGCTGTCTCCACCTGCTGTTGTATAAGAGATAAAATTCCCTGGGGCAACAGCGTCACGTTCACCTTGTTTATATATCGCAATCGTAACTGGAACATTTTCTAAACCTTTTGTTTGGCGAATTCGGTTTAAAACTGTAGCAGACATTTCTTTACCTTGTTCTAACAAAACATCATCGCTAATTGGTTGTTCATATGTGTCGCCGTACTGTTCTTTTTGATAGTAATCAACCGAATTCATTGCAAGTGCAATCGAAATCCCACCAAGTGCAACGGTATCTTTATCTGTTTGCTTCAAATAATCTTGTTCTAAAATATGGGCTAAATAAATGGGCTTACGGTCCTTACCGTTACCATTACTTTCTGGATTTAAACCATTCGGGTTGTTTTTACTTTTACGGTCTAGCCATTTTTGGAGTGTGTCTTTATCCAAATACTGTCCTTCTTGGAAAAGGTAATTATCTGAGGAATATTCATTTTGAGAAATACGCATCAAACCTGATTCCAGTTCGTTAATATCATATCTTGAGTAAATATTCGAGACAACAAGTCCACGAGATTTACTTGGCTTATATGGTAATACGGTTTTGTAGTAATCAGCTGAGATTTGATTTTTTGTCATGATGCCCGTTTCAGCTTTGGAATCATCTTTTTGTACCACTTTATCGTTAGAATCAAGTTTTGGGGCACAGCCAGAAAGAATCAGCGTTAAACCGAGTGCTGCAATTATGATTTTTTTCATTTGTCTAATCCACCTTCGTCTGGTAAGTACTCTATTAAGTCATTCTCGGACCAAATAGGAATTGCTAGTTCTTCTGCTTTAGCGAGTTTAGAACCAGCATCACTGCCAGCTACAACAACATCCGTCTTTTTACTGACGCTCCCAGAAACATTCCCGCCAAGTGACTCGATTAAGGCTTTTGCATCGTTTCTTGTTAACTGTTCTAATTTCCCAGTTAGAACCACTGTTTTCCCTGCAAAAACAAGTTCTTCTTCGGACATATCTTCTAGCTTTGGTCCTGTATAAGTCATATTCACGTTAGCCCTTTTTAATTCATCTAGTAAGTCATGAACTTCTTCATTCGCAAAGTAGGTGACGATGCTGTCTGCCATTTTTTCGCCGATATCATTAATACTTGTTAATGTTTCTTTATCGGCTATTTTCAAATTATCCATGGTTTCAAAGTGAATCGCAAGTGATTTGGCTGCTTTAGCGCCGACATGACGAATTCCTAAGCCAAATAATAATTTTTCTAGTGAGTTTTGTTTACTTTGTTCAATTGATGCGAGTAAATTGGTTACTGACTTTTCTCCCATTCTTTCTAATTCTAACAGTTTCTCTTTCGAAAGGAAAAACAAATCTGCTACATCTTTAATTAAATGGTGTGTAAACAGTTGAATTATTACTTTTTCACCGAGTCCATCAATATTCATTGCATTTCGAGAAACAAAGTGAATTAAGCCTTCTTTGATTTGCGCTGGGCATTTCGGATTGATACATCTGAGCGCCACTTCTTCTTCTAAACGAACAAGTTCGCTCTCACAAGTGGGACAGTTTTTTGGCATGTGGAAAGGTTCTTCATCACCAGTTCTTTCTTCGGTAATACTTTTAATAACTTCTGGAATGATGTCCCCTGCTTTTTTTATTAAAACGGTATCGCCAATCCGAATATCTTTTTCGGTTATGAGGTCTTCGTTATGAAGAGAAGCCCGGCTAACCGTTGTTCCTGCTACTCGTACTGGTTCTAACACAGCAGTGGGAGTTACCACACCCGTTCTACCAATATTTAGTTCAATATCAAGTAATTTGGTTGGTACTTCTTCTGCTGGAAACTTATAGGCGATAGACCAGCGTGGTGATTTAGCGGTTGTTCCCATTTGACGCTGTTGCTCTAAATCATTTAGTTTCAAAACAATACCATCAATATCATACGCTAAGCCCGCTCTTTTTTCAGTCCACTCATCAATATAAGCGTAAACTTCCTCCAAATTAGCACAAAGTCTGCGCTCTTTGTTCACTTTTAAACCAAGTGTTTCAAGCATATCAAGGCCGTCGCTATGAGTTGTAACACCCATTTCACCAAAATCGGCTACGGCATATAGGAAGATATCTAAATTTCTTGATGCGGCAATTTTTGTATCTAATTGGCGCAGTGATCCGGCCGCTGCATTTCGCGGATTTGCGAACAGCATCTGGCCTTCTTCTTCGCGAATTTCATTTAGTTTTTGGAAAGAGCGTTTTGGCATGAAAGCCTCGCCACGTACTTCAATGGAATAATCTTTTTGTAATTTCATTGGAATGGAACGAATCGTCCGTAAGTTGGCGGTAATATCTTCGCCAATCGTGCCGTCACCGCGTGTCGCACCTTGTTTATATTTACCATTATCATATTGAAGTGATACTGCAAGACCATCAATTTTCAGTTCGCACATATAAGCGATATCTTCACCTACTTTGTCTCGAATACGACGATCAAAATCAGCTAGGTCCTCTTTATTAAATGCATTCGCAAGACTTAACATCGGCGTGTCATGTGCTACTTTTTGAAACCCTTCTAACACTTCCCCGCCAACTCGATTGGACGGAGATTCAGGTGTAACCCATTCCGGATGCGCCTCTTCTATTTGAAGTAATTCTTGCATTTTTTGATCGTATTCGGCATCTTCTACTGTTGGGTTATCAATTACATAATAATCATAGCTGTACTGATCAAGTATGTTAATAAGCTCTTCATACCGTTTTTTATCAGCCATTTCTTCACCTGCTTTTTCCAAATTTATACTTTTTCAATTGGCGCAAATTCTGCGAGCAATCGTTTAACACCTGTTGGACTTGGGAAGGCAATGTCTAGCTCCATTCCGCTACCTTCGCCTTTGACGCTAACAACCGTTCCAACGCCCCATTTTTTGTGGCTAGCTTTGTCGCCAACTGTCCAGCCGAGTGTCTCAGCCCCACTTGATTTATATGCCGTCGTTGCTTTTTGTGGCATGCGTGGTTTGGCATAAGGTTTTTCTGATTTTAATTTATTTTCATTTGCTAGTTCGAGTAAGTCTCGCGGAATTTCGCCAATAAAGCGAGATTCTTGGTTAGAGTAGGGGCGACCGTAGAGCATTCGTGAATAAGCGCTTGTTAAGAAAAGCTCTTCTTCGGCGCGCGTGATACCCACATAAGCTAAGCGACGTTCTTCTTCCATTTCGTCTTCTTCATAGATGGCTCTTGAATGAGGGAAAATCCCTTCTTCCATCCCAACTAAAAAGACAACCGGGAATTCTAACCCTTTGGCAGAGTGGAGCGTCATGAGAGTTACCGCACCATTTTGCTCTTCATTATCTTCTTCTAACTTATCAACATCTGCAACAAGCGCTAAATCTGTTAAGAATGCAATTAACGTTTTATCTTCATTTTCTTTTTCAAAGTTTTGCGTTACAGATAAAAACTCGTCAATATTTTCTAGCCTTGTTTGGGCTTCGATTGTTCGTTCGTTTTTAAGCATCGCGCGGTAACCTGTTTTTTCAAGAATTTCTTCTACAAGTTCTGTTACTGATAAGAAATCTTGCATTTGGGTAAAGCCACGGACTAAGTCATGAAACGCCACAAGATCTTTACTTATTTTGGCAGAAATCCCAGCTAGTTCAATGCGATTAAGTACTTCAAACAAACTTAAATCATACGCTGTTGCAACATTATTGAGCTTTTCAAGCGTACCTGGACCAACGCCCCGCTTCGGTACATTAATAATTCGTGTCAGACTAATATCATCTTCATTATTACTAATAAGTCGCAAATAAGCTAAAATATCTTTAATTTCTTTTCTGTCATAGAATTTTGTTCCGCCAACCATCGTATAAGCCATATTCGACTTCATGAAATATTCTTCCATGACACGGGATTGTGCATTGGTTCGGTAAAGAATCGCAAAGTCAGATAACGGACGACTTGAGTTGTTTACTTCCTCTTGGATTTTCATCACAACATAAGCCGCTTCTTCTTTTTCGGTTAATGCTTTATGGTAAAAAATCTTTTTCCCTTCTGCATTACTAGTCCAAAGATTTTTTGGTTTACGATTACCATTATTTTCAATTACTCGATTTGCTGCTTCTAAAATCCGCTTGGTTGAACGATAATTTTCTTCTAATAAAATGGTTTTCGCATTAGGATAATCTTTTTCAAAAGACATGATGTTGCTAATATCCGCCCCGCGCCAACCATAGATAGATTGATCCGAATCACCAACAACACACAAATTCTTAAATCTAGAAGCAAGTAATTTCACGAGTAGATATTGGGCATGGTTCGTATCTTGGTACTCATCCACGTGAATATATTGGAATTTGCGTTGATAATATTCCAAAACATCCGGAACTCGTTCAAATAACTGAATGGTCACCATGATTAAATCATCAAAATCGAGTGCTTGGTTTTTCTTTAATTTCTTTTCGTATTTTTCATACACTTCGCCGACCATTTTGTCGTAAAAACCGCTAGCTTCTTTCACATATTCACTTGCGGTAATCAGTTCGTTTTTGGCGTTACTGATAGAAGCAAGAATGCCTCTTGGTTCAAATTTTTTCGGGTCAACATTTTTTTCCTTCAAAATGCCTTTGATGACGGATAGTTGGTCACTGCCATCTAAAATAGTGAAATTCCGTTCGTAACCAATTCGGTCGATATCGCGGCGTAAAATACGGACACACATCGAGTGAAAAGTGGAAATCCAAATAGATTCTGCTTCCCCGCCCATCAAATTGCCAATCCGTGATTTCATTTCACGAGCGGCTTTATTCGTAAACGTAATCGCTAAAATATTATACGGATTCACGCCACGTTCCCTCACTAAATAGGCTATCCGATGTGTTAAAACTCGTGTTTTCCCACTACCGGCGCCGGCCATAATTAATAAAGGTCCTTCTGTACTTTCTACTGCCCGTTTTTGTTCTGGGTTTAATCCGTCTACTAACTCTTTTGCATTCAATTGCATTCTCCTATACACCACCATACAAACGTTTGTTCTTATTTTATCATACTAGCCTTTATAATCAAACCGTTTTCTTTGCAAAAATTGCTGCGGTTTCGAGGGCAACTTCTAAATCTTCGTAAATCACATTTCCAACAATAATCGTGTCCGCATATTTTGCCATCTCAGCAGCTTGTTCTGCTGACCGAATACCCCCGCCATACCAAAGTTTTGTTTTGCTAAGAACCTCACTGACGTCCTTAACCACATCTGGATCTCCGTATATGCCACTATACTCCACATAAAAAATGGGCAGATGAAATAAATTCTCTGCTAACCTGGCATATGCTATAATATCTTCTTTGGTTAAATCTGTATTGGCTTCTGTTAACTTAGCCACTTTTGCCTCTTTATTTAAAATGACATATCCTTCTGAAGTCACTCGTTTCCACGGGATAAAATCACCCATTTGTTTAATTAGCTCTTGATGAAGACCGAGTGTCCATTTGCTATTCGTTGTATTTAACACAACTGGAATCAAAAAATGTTCTGCTTCTGGCATAATCATCGCCTCATCACTGACTTCCAAATAAATCGGTAAGTCTGTTTCAGCGAGTAACTCATACAGCTTTTCCACTGCTTCCATTTGCAAATTATCTGTTCCACCAATAATAAATCCATCGGTTCCAGAATGAATGAGCTTAGCTGCAACATTATGAGGTAAATCTTTCGCTGGGTCTAACTTAAATAAATGCTTCATATGCCCCTCCAAATATCTATTATGGGATATCTTATTATAGCATTAGTTACATATCACCGCACCCTTCCGAAAGCAATTTTTAACTTTTTTTAAGCTTTTTTGTCTAATTGATGTTGGGCTAGCTTTTATTTTGTGGTATGATGAGGAAAATTTGATTTTATTCATACAACTTAGGTTTACATAAAAAAATGGAAATGAGGTTATTATGCAGGAAAAAAGGGAAGAATGGGGCTCAAAAGTTGGATTTATTCTAGCGTCTGCTGGCTCCGCAATCGGAATTGGTGCAATCTGGAAACTGCCTTATGTAGCGGCAACTGCTGGAGGTGGCGCGTTTTTCTTATTGTTTTTAGCTTTAACATTATTGGTAGTTATGCCGCTGTTAATTGCAGAATTTGTCATTGGCCGAGGTTCCGGCGGAGATGCAATTCAAGCTTATAAAACACTTGCACCTGGTTCAAAATGGAATTTGCTTGGAAAACTAGGCGTAGTTGGCGCAAGTATTTTATTTTCATTTTATAGTGTTGTCGGTGGTTGGATCATCGCCTACCTTATAAAAGCCATTTCAGGGGGGATCGCTGGGCAAAATCAGGCTAGCTTGTTACATGATTTTCAAGTAACTACCGCAAACCCTTGGATATCGGTTGGTGCGACCATTTTTTTCATTCTGCTTAATGTGCTAGTTATTAGTCGCGGAGTTGTTAGCGGAATTGAAAAAATGAGTAAGTTTATGATGCCCGCATTATTTATTTTATTTATTGTTTTAATTATTCGCTCGTTAACGCTTCCAGGTGCAATGGAAGGGGTCGCTTTCTTCTTGCGACCAGACTTTAGTCATTTCACTGCACAAACAGTCCTTATTACACTTGGTCAGGCTTTCTTCTCCCTTAGTGTTGGAATTTCGGTGATGGTGACGTATAGTTCTTATTTGAATCGTTCTGTTAGCTTACCGCAATCAGCTATTTCCGTTTCCTTAATGAATGTTTTTGTTTCGTTACTTGCTGGATTGGCCATTTTTCCAGCCGCTTTTGCATTTGACATTACACCTGATGCTGGTCCCGGATTACTTTTCGTTATTTTACCATCAATTTTTAATCAATTACCATTTGGGATGTTGTTCTTTATTATTTTCTTAATTTTATTTCTGTTTGCGGCTCTTACTTCGAGTTTTTCCATGTTAGAAGCGACTGTTGCTCCTTTAATGAATAGCGGAATTAGTCGAAAAAAAGCTAGTATTGGGATGGGGATAGTCATTATCTTCATGGCGATTCCAAGTGCGCTTAGTTTTGGTGTTTGGAGCGGCGTACAGATTTTCGGATTAAGTATCTTTGATGCCGCCGACTATCTTGTTTCAAATATTATTTTACCAGTCGGAGCTTTGTTTATCGCTATTTTTGTCGGTTACAGGTTGCCTCGTGAACTGTTGTTGAAAGAATTTACTACTAGCAGCCACTTTGGAAAGAAACTCTTTATTGTTTGGTTGTTTTTGATTAAATATATTGCACCGATTGCGATTATTTTCGTTTTCCTTTCCGCTACAGGGTTACTAGATTTACTCTTTTAACTTAAAAAAGCAATTTCGCTAAAATTTCAGCGAGATTGCTTTTTTTATATTGCCATAAGTACAATGCTTGTTACACAAATTAATATGCCACTTAAGCCAATTGCTGTTCCAATTGCTCGTTTTTCTTTTACATTGGCAAGTGTCGTGAAAATAAAACATATAATGAAGACCCAATGCCACAATAGTGAAAATTCAAGTCCTACGCCGGTTGCAACCATGTTAATGATAAAATAGATAACTGCAATGGCAAGAATAGAAATAATGACAAGCTGATAGGCCTTACTATTCCATTTCTTCAAGTTACACCCCTACCAATCTTATTCTGGTTTTGTCATTCTTGAAAAAACAACATCGTACATGTCATTGCCATAATGAAGTGAACGCTTTACACGTGAAATAGTAGCTGTACTTGCACCAGTTTCTGATTCAATCACATTATATGTTTTCCCATCGTGAAGCATTTTTGCGACTTGGAAACGTTGAGCCATGGATTGTATTTCATTAACTGTACAAACATCATCAAAAAAAGCGTAACATTCTTCTAAATTTTCCAGCGTTAAAATCCCTTGGAAAAATTCATCCAGTCCTTGTCCACGCAACTTCTCTATTTGCATATCTTTACCTCCAAATAATCTCATATATCCTACTTTCATATTTTAACGTACCACCGTGTAAAACACAACCGTTACTCCTTTCTATGGCAACAAAAAATACTACCTTAGAAATTTTACTAAGATAGTACTTTTTATTATTCCGCTTTTGTCCCAATATCCATTCGATAAAAGAAATCGGGGTTATCCAATTTTTGCATTTCCGGATAAAGTAAGTCACGTGCTTCTGTCATTGTGTTTGCTTCTTTCGCTAACAAAAGTACTCGTCCACCGTTTGAAACAAACTCTCCGTCTGTATCCTTCTTTGTTCCAGCATGGTAAATTACCACATCGTCTGCAATTTCATTTAATCCCATTAACTTATTTCCTTTGTCATAGTGATCAGGATAACCAGCACTTGCTAATACGACACCTAATGTTATGCCCTCTTTTTTAAACCGTACATCCGGTTTTTCATCGTGTAGTAATGCTTGTATTAAGGCAGCAAAATCACTTTCTAAACGAGGCAAGACTACCTGCGTTTCTGGATCACCAAATCTAGCATTAAACTCAATCACTTTCGGTCCTTCTTCGGTTAAAATAAGGCCAGCGTATAGAATTCCACGGAAATAACGTCCTTCTTCTACCATACCTTTGGCTGCAGGGCGAAGAATTTTTTCTACGGCTTGCTCTACTACTTTGGGTGAGATATGAGGAACGGGAGAATAGGCGCCCATTCCACCAGTATTAGGTCCCTTGTCTCCTTCATACGCTCGCTTATGGTCTTGCGCAATTGCCATTGGATATACTTCTGTACCGTTCACAAATGCCATCAAAGAAAACTCTTCACCAGCTAAGAAGTCCTCGATAACTACCTTAAGTGAGGCATCCCCGAACTTTTCTTCTAACATCATATCTTTCAACGCAAGCACAGCTTCTTCCATTTCTAGCGCTACTGTGACTCCTTTTCCAGCTGCTAATCCATCTGCTTTAATAACGATTGGAACACCTTTTTGATCTAAATAGGCTTTGGCTTCTGCATAATCGGTAAAAGTTTTCGAAGTAGCTGTTGGAATTGCATATTTCTCCATGAACTGTTTGGCAAAGTCCTTACTTCCTTCGATTAACGCCGCGTTTGCTTTTGGCCCGAATGCTTTCATTCCAGCGTCTTCAAAAGCATCCACCACACCTTCTAAAAGAGGAACTTCTGGTCCAACAATCACAAAGGATATCTCGTGTTCTTTTGCAAACGAAATTAAAGCTGCTTTATCCGTTTCGGAAATCGCTACTAATTCAATCTTGTCTAAACGCATTCCATCATTACCAGGCGCACAATATACTTTCTCTACGTTTTTCGATTCTAGTAACTTTTTACTGATAGCATGTTCTCGCCCGCCACTACCAACTACTAATAAGTTCATTTTATGACACGTCCTTTTTATGAGGATTAATGTTTGAAATGTCGTACATGTGTTAGTACCATAGCGATTCCGTACTTATCTGCCATCGCAATGGACTCTTTATCTTTGATAGATCCACCTGGTTGAATAATTGCTGTAATTCCTGCTTTAGCCGCCGCTTCAACGGTATCATCCATTGGGAAAAATGCATCTGAAGCAAGAACCGCTCCTTTTGCTTTATCTCCCGCTTGAAGAATAGCAATCTCTGCCGAACCAATACGATTCATCTGTCCAGCACCAATGCCAAGTGTTTGCTTGTCCGTTCCAACGACAATGGCATTTGATTTCACGTGTTTCACAATTTTCCACTGTGCCAGTAAAGCAGTCATTTCTGTTTCTGTAGGTTGTTTTTTTGTCACAACTTCATATGTTGCCGGATCTTCTACTACCGAATCACTTGCTTGGATTAGTAGCCCACCATTTACAGAAGTCTTCTCAAAGCTTTCCACTCCACTAGCAAACGGAACAGTAAGTAAGCGAATGTTTTTCTTTTTCGAAAGAATCGCAAATGCTTCATTGCTAAAACTTGGAGCAATAATAATTTCTAGGAAAATTTTACTCATATGCTCTGCTGTTTTAGCATCTACTTCTTTATTTAAAGCAACAATGCCACCGAAAATGGATATTTCGTCCGCTTCGTAGGCTTTTAAATAAGCCTCTTCAATTGTCGTACCTACTCCAACCCCGCATGGATTCATATGTTTTACAGCTACTGCAACTGGCTCACTAAATTCACTAGCGATTTTCAGTGCTGCATCTGTATCACGTATATTATTATAGGATAACTCTTTTCCATGCAATTGTTTTGCAGTACTTATCGCGTTTTTTACTGCCTGTGGTTCTGTATAAAAAGCTGCATCTTGGTGAGGATTTTCACCGTAACGAAGCACTTGTTTTCGATTATAGGTTAAAGTCACTTTTTCTGGGAAAGTTTCTCCCGTTATGCCTGTTAAGTATTCAGCAATTAATGCGTCATAAGCAGCAGTATGTCGGAAAACTTTGGCAGCTAAACGCTCGCGTGTTTCAAATGTTGTCGCACCGTGTTCACTTAACTCTGCAAGTACTGTTTCATAGTCTGAAGTATCAACAACTACAGTCACGGCTGCATAATTTTTGGCAGCAGAGCGTAACATTGAAGGACCACCAATATCAATATTTTCGATAGCTTCTTCTAAAGAAACACCTGGTTTTTGAATGGTTTCTTGAAAAGGGTATAAATTTACTACTACTAAATCAATGGGTTGAATGTGATGAGCTGCAATAGCATCCATATGTGCTTCTGTATCACGTCTTGCAAGTAGACCACCATGAATAGCTGGATGAAGTGTTTTTACGCGACCATCTAGCATTTCTGGAAATTCCGTTACTTCTTCAATCCCAGTCACTGGTATACCGGCTTGTTCAAAAGCCGCTTTCGTTCCACCAGTTGAAATAATCTCCACACCAAGTTTTACTAATTCTTTAGCAAAAGGCACAATGCCGTTTTTATCTGATACACTAATCAGCGCTCTTTTCATGATAATGAATCTCTTCCCCTCCATTTTGAATTAAATGACGAATCACTTTTGGATAAAAAACATGTTCGACTTGATGAATTTTTTCAG belongs to Listeria ivanovii subsp. ivanovii and includes:
- the purH gene encoding bifunctional phosphoribosylaminoimidazolecarboxamide formyltransferase/IMP cyclohydrolase, translated to MKRALISVSDKNGIVPFAKELVKLGVEIISTGGTKAAFEQAGIPVTGIEEVTEFPEMLDGRVKTLHPAIHGGLLARRDTEAHMDAIAAHHIQPIDLVVVNLYPFQETIQKPGVSLEEAIENIDIGGPSMLRSAAKNYAAVTVVVDTSDYETVLAELSEHGATTFETRERLAAKVFRHTAAYDALIAEYLTGITGETFPEKVTLTYNRKQVLRYGENPHQDAAFYTEPQAVKNAISTAKQLHGKELSYNNIRDTDAALKIASEFSEPVAVAVKHMNPCGVGVGTTIEEAYLKAYEADEISIFGGIVALNKEVDAKTAEHMSKIFLEIIIAPSFSNEAFAILSKKKNIRLLTVPFASGVESFEKTSVNGGLLIQASDSVVEDPATYEVVTKKQPTETEMTALLAQWKIVKHVKSNAIVVGTDKQTLGIGAGQMNRIGSAEIAILQAGDKAKGAVLASDAFFPMDDTVEAAAKAGITAIIQPGGSIKDKESIAMADKYGIAMVLTHVRHFKH